Proteins from a genomic interval of Mesobacillus sp. S13:
- a CDS encoding amino acid permease has protein sequence MKQKGSFQQIVDREQGLNKGLTTGQISMIAIGGAIGTGLFLGSGFAIGQAGPSVIISYAIGALISLLLMGALAEMTVAHPTSGSFGAFAEHYINPWAGYVVRFTYWACIVGAVGTEVTAVAVYMSYWFPDVSGTVWILIFSAILIYVNATSVNLFGSVEYWFSMIKIVAIVGFIFIGAYVVFGGSNPSIGFQNFTNDGGFLPNGWSGMWVAVVIALFSYLSIEMIAVTAGEAKDPQTAVPRALKATVFRLILFYLLTLTLMLAIVPWAGAGIEKSPFVVVMELMNIPAAAGIMNFVVLVAALSAMNSQLYITTRMMFSLSRAGYAPARFGKLNKKNVPVYSLILSTIGIAAAAVIHAIVPDQAYLLMMGIAMFGAMFTWFMIFVTHYFFRKKYNGGPLAVRMWGYPYLTILGAALMVSLLITTWFVSFFKATLIVGIPWLLLLSLSYYLHQKKQTVIPVDLDSKSV, from the coding sequence ATGAAGCAAAAAGGAAGCTTTCAACAAATTGTTGATCGTGAGCAAGGCCTTAACAAAGGTTTGACGACTGGGCAAATTTCAATGATTGCCATTGGTGGTGCAATTGGAACAGGACTGTTCCTAGGGAGTGGCTTTGCCATTGGGCAAGCTGGACCCAGCGTGATCATCAGCTATGCGATTGGAGCACTTATTTCACTTTTACTTATGGGCGCCCTTGCAGAAATGACAGTAGCACATCCAACATCAGGATCGTTCGGTGCATTTGCTGAGCATTACATAAATCCCTGGGCAGGCTATGTTGTCCGTTTCACTTATTGGGCCTGTATCGTAGGCGCAGTCGGGACTGAGGTAACTGCCGTCGCCGTGTATATGTCCTATTGGTTCCCGGACGTTTCTGGAACTGTTTGGATATTGATATTTTCCGCAATATTAATCTATGTCAACGCAACAAGTGTCAACCTATTCGGTTCAGTTGAATACTGGTTCTCCATGATTAAGATTGTTGCAATTGTCGGATTTATCTTCATTGGAGCATATGTCGTATTCGGTGGAAGCAATCCATCGATTGGATTCCAAAACTTCACGAATGACGGCGGCTTTTTGCCTAATGGATGGTCAGGGATGTGGGTAGCGGTTGTTATTGCGCTGTTCAGTTACTTGAGTATCGAAATGATCGCGGTTACTGCGGGTGAAGCAAAAGATCCGCAGACTGCTGTTCCAAGAGCTTTAAAAGCAACAGTATTCCGTTTGATCCTTTTCTATCTTTTAACTTTAACGTTAATGCTTGCTATCGTACCGTGGGCAGGTGCTGGCATTGAAAAGAGTCCATTCGTAGTGGTCATGGAATTAATGAACATACCAGCAGCTGCAGGTATCATGAACTTTGTCGTCTTGGTTGCGGCACTTTCAGCCATGAACAGTCAGTTGTATATCACAACCAGAATGATGTTCTCGTTATCGAGAGCGGGCTATGCACCAGCTCGTTTTGGCAAACTTAACAAAAAGAATGTACCTGTATATTCATTGATCCTTTCAACCATCGGGATCGCAGCAGCAGCAGTGATCCATGCAATCGTGCCGGACCAGGCCTACTTATTAATGATGGGAATCGCCATGTTCGGAGCGATGTTCACCTGGTTCATGATTTTCGTGACACACTACTTTTTCCGGAAAAAGTATAATGGAGGGCCTCTTGCAGTACGGATGTGGGGATATCCATATCTAACAATTCTTGGAGCTGCACTCATGGTCAGCTTGCTAATCACAACCTGGTTCGTCTCATTCTTCAAAGCGACATTGATTGTAGGAATACCTTGGTTATTACTGCTGTCATTATCGTATTATCTGCACCAGAAAAAGCAAACTGTTATACCAGTGGATTTGGATAGCAAATCAGTATAA
- a CDS encoding ADP-ribosylglycohydrolase family protein, producing the protein MLKKETFIASLLGGAIGDALGYRVEFMKLHEIKSRFGDEGINDLVLDDYAGKALISDDTQMTLFTADGMIWAYERMRERGIGSYAGSGVYQSYLRWLYTQTKSLPDEHYDWLLDPQPHEKNGSILANKELFSARAPGNTCLSALESNKMGTMGRPINDSKGCGGVMRVAPVGLFLHKDPAQAFKVAADIAAITHGHPSGYLASGALAVIIAELLNGKSIAESAHSAMAILKEYPQHEETLSAMENATELAGSDESPVKAITKLGEGWVAEEALAVSLYCAMKESDFKKALILAVNHDGDSDSTGAICGNILGASYGIEAIPEDWAQQVELKELIADVASRLYDRYIKM; encoded by the coding sequence ATGTTGAAAAAAGAAACTTTCATAGCGTCCTTGCTTGGAGGCGCTATTGGTGATGCTCTTGGTTATAGAGTGGAGTTTATGAAGCTCCATGAGATTAAGTCGAGGTTCGGTGATGAAGGAATAAATGATTTAGTTCTTGATGATTATGCTGGGAAAGCGCTGATTTCCGATGATACTCAGATGACGTTGTTCACAGCGGATGGCATGATTTGGGCTTATGAACGCATGAGAGAGCGCGGGATTGGCAGCTATGCAGGGAGTGGAGTCTATCAATCTTATCTGCGCTGGCTTTATACGCAGACGAAGAGCTTGCCGGATGAGCACTATGACTGGCTGCTTGATCCCCAGCCTCATGAGAAGAACGGAAGTATTTTAGCTAATAAGGAATTGTTCTCGGCAAGAGCTCCTGGAAACACGTGCTTGTCGGCGCTTGAAAGCAATAAAATGGGAACGATGGGAAGGCCAATCAACGACAGCAAGGGCTGTGGCGGCGTCATGCGTGTTGCGCCAGTGGGGTTATTTTTGCATAAAGACCCTGCTCAGGCATTCAAGGTGGCTGCGGATATCGCGGCGATTACTCATGGTCATCCTTCGGGATATTTAGCATCTGGTGCGCTGGCTGTCATAATCGCTGAGCTGCTCAATGGTAAAAGTATTGCAGAAAGTGCTCACAGTGCAATGGCGATTTTAAAAGAGTATCCTCAGCATGAAGAAACCTTGTCGGCGATGGAGAATGCGACCGAACTTGCTGGCAGTGACGAAAGTCCAGTAAAGGCAATTACTAAGCTTGGCGAGGGTTGGGTAGCAGAAGAAGCGCTCGCGGTTTCACTCTACTGTGCAATGAAAGAATCTGATTTCAAGAAGGCTTTGATCCTGGCTGTCAATCATGATGGAGACAGTGATTCAACCGGTGCGATCTGCGGCAATATTCTCGGTGCGAGCTATGGTATCGAAGCAATACCGGAAGATTGGGCTCAACAAGTGGAGCTGAAAGAATTGATTGCCGATGTAGCCAGCAGATTATATGATAGATATATAAAGATGTAG
- a CDS encoding GNAT family N-acetyltransferase, which yields MELVELVELNEKDTRGLVDLSASVGWDYDEGEVGTLLSSSYKMFGHKNRDGKLVSSAAIIPYDHKLAWIGMVIVHNNYRSLGLGKDVMKKCIECARDRSILLIATAEGQPLYEKLGFTVVDSVHKYLCEKYAPPKLEKKSDISIEAFKEEQLVDVIELDGTAFGEKRSIFLRNRIQQSHQCLVVKDENSRIIGFGLSVLGPVNLVLGPIVAPNTRIAELIIDCLACDHKGKLRVDVPSGQENLMAFLEQRGFVKVNTPPVMAIHTREMPPRNQTLFTIASQAYG from the coding sequence ATGGAGTTAGTAGAATTAGTCGAATTGAATGAAAAAGATACGAGAGGATTGGTGGATCTGTCAGCATCCGTCGGCTGGGATTATGACGAAGGTGAAGTTGGAACACTGCTTTCCTCATCCTATAAAATGTTTGGCCACAAAAATCGTGACGGAAAGCTCGTGTCCAGTGCCGCAATCATTCCTTATGACCATAAACTTGCTTGGATTGGCATGGTGATTGTTCATAACAATTATCGAAGCCTCGGTCTGGGGAAAGACGTTATGAAAAAGTGTATCGAGTGTGCTCGTGATCGCTCTATACTGCTCATTGCAACGGCTGAAGGACAACCTTTATATGAGAAATTGGGTTTTACGGTGGTGGACTCTGTCCATAAATATCTCTGTGAAAAGTATGCTCCACCCAAACTTGAAAAAAAAAGCGATATTTCAATTGAAGCATTTAAGGAAGAGCAATTAGTAGACGTGATTGAGTTGGATGGTACAGCTTTCGGGGAGAAAAGAAGCATCTTCCTCCGAAACAGGATTCAACAGTCCCATCAATGTCTAGTCGTAAAGGATGAGAATTCTAGAATAATTGGATTCGGCCTTTCCGTATTGGGACCAGTAAATCTGGTTCTTGGTCCAATAGTAGCGCCTAATACAAGAATTGCAGAATTAATCATCGACTGCCTTGCTTGTGATCATAAGGGTAAATTAAGAGTAGATGTGCCCTCGGGCCAGGAGAATCTGATGGCTTTTCTGGAACAACGCGGGTTTGTAAAGGTCAATACCCCTCCGGTGATGGCAATCCATACGAGAGAAATGCCGCCCAGAAACCAAACTTTATTTACGATCGCATCCCAGGCTTATGGGTGA